From Amycolatopsis sp. YIM 10, the proteins below share one genomic window:
- a CDS encoding class I SAM-dependent methyltransferase — MHLNPRSAAQIARVTRSTYNEYADEFARATKTLDQFPGLDLELDRFAAELPGGPVLDLGCGAGRDTEYLLGKGLVVISGDISERMLEMSRSRCATAGIVQLNLLDLPFRDAVFAGVWACASVLHVPRRDHRRSFSEMKRVLRPGGTAAISFQAGDHEDWKTGRRLPCERWFSLRTSESVEADLLAVGFASASSAHSSRDDWFVAEALKS; from the coding sequence GTGCATCTGAATCCCCGGTCCGCGGCGCAGATCGCGCGCGTGACCAGGAGCACCTACAACGAGTACGCCGACGAATTCGCGAGGGCGACCAAGACGCTGGACCAGTTCCCTGGGCTGGATCTGGAACTGGACCGGTTCGCCGCCGAGTTGCCGGGTGGCCCGGTGCTGGACCTGGGCTGCGGGGCCGGTCGGGACACCGAATACCTGCTCGGCAAGGGACTGGTGGTGATCTCGGGCGACATCAGCGAGCGCATGCTGGAGATGAGCAGGTCCCGTTGCGCCACGGCCGGCATCGTGCAGCTGAATTTGCTGGATCTGCCGTTCCGCGACGCCGTGTTCGCGGGTGTCTGGGCGTGCGCGAGCGTGCTCCATGTTCCGCGTCGCGACCACCGCCGCAGCTTCTCCGAGATGAAGCGTGTGCTCCGGCCGGGAGGGACTGCCGCGATCAGTTTCCAGGCCGGTGACCACGAGGACTGGAAGACAGGCAGGCGACTGCCCTGCGAGCGGTGGTTCTCGCTGCGCACGTCGGAATCGGTGGAAGCCGACCTCCTGGCCGTGGGGTTCGCCTCCGCTTCGTCCGCACACAGTTCGCGTGACGACTGGTTCGTCGCCGAAGCGCTCAAGTCCTAG
- a CDS encoding HIT family protein, with protein sequence MIDDDITVESPYVRRRGGDSRRSDGDDVTGCLFCKTDDPSLNGVLIEKELFYVRWDNFPVAEGHVEIVPKRHVASYFDLTREEAAEAYEIIGQARDLLDKKYQPAGYTIGVNEGRAAGRTIDHLHIHLIPRHEGDVPDPRGGVRGVLPGPDPDEWSSRT encoded by the coding sequence ATGATCGACGACGACATAACGGTGGAGTCGCCCTACGTCCGACGTCGCGGCGGCGACTCCCGGCGATCGGACGGTGACGACGTGACGGGCTGCCTGTTCTGCAAAACCGACGACCCGTCGCTGAACGGTGTCCTGATCGAAAAAGAGTTGTTCTACGTTCGCTGGGACAACTTCCCCGTCGCCGAGGGCCACGTCGAGATCGTGCCCAAACGGCACGTGGCGAGTTATTTCGACCTCACCAGGGAGGAAGCCGCCGAAGCGTACGAGATCATCGGGCAGGCGCGCGATCTGCTCGACAAGAAGTACCAGCCGGCCGGTTACACGATCGGCGTGAACGAGGGGCGAGCGGCCGGGCGCACGATCGACCATCTGCACATCCACCTGATCCCGCGTCATGAAGGCGACGTACCCGATCCGCGGGGCGGCGTGCGGGGAGTGCTACCGGGGCCGGACCCGGACGAGTGGAGTTCTAGGACTTGA
- the cmk gene encoding (d)CMP kinase, whose product MSEKSGKKVVIAVDGPAAAGKTTTCLALAETFDLRYLESGRPYRIVAYEALRRGVAVDDGRAVVGLCDDLIDESRSTNLLASTRYQPQELRSVSVNRTVSAVARIGELRGRVTELIHLWANAQARCVVEGRDIGTVVFPSAPAKFYLTARPETRAKRRVRQEGRGSYEDVLKDVIRRDEADMSRTVSPLKPASDAVEIDTTSLSVDQVVGRMVDVCRTRGVAIP is encoded by the coding sequence GTGTCCGAGAAAAGTGGAAAAAAAGTGGTCATAGCCGTGGACGGCCCGGCCGCCGCCGGTAAAACCACGACCTGTCTCGCCCTGGCCGAAACGTTCGACCTGCGCTACCTGGAGAGCGGCCGCCCGTATCGCATCGTGGCCTACGAAGCGCTGCGCCGCGGGGTTGCCGTGGACGACGGACGTGCCGTGGTCGGTCTTTGCGACGACCTGATAGACGAAAGTCGCAGCACCAACCTGCTCGCATCCACCAGATATCAGCCACAGGAGCTGAGATCGGTTTCGGTCAACCGAACAGTTTCCGCGGTGGCCAGGATCGGTGAACTGCGTGGCCGCGTCACCGAACTCATCCACCTGTGGGCGAACGCGCAAGCCCGGTGCGTGGTGGAGGGACGAGACATCGGCACCGTGGTGTTCCCCTCGGCACCCGCGAAGTTCTACCTCACCGCACGACCGGAAACCAGGGCGAAGCGAAGGGTGCGACAAGAAGGACGAGGGTCCTATGAAGACGTGTTGAAGGACGTCATCCGTCGTGACGAGGCTGATATGTCCCGGACCGTCTCCCCGTTGAAACCCGCCTCGGACGCCGTGGAAATCGACACAACTTCACTCTCCGTCGACCAGGTGGTGGGCCGAATGGTTGACGTTTGCCGGACCCGAGGTGTAGCAATTCCATGA
- the thiE gene encoding thiamine phosphate synthase translates to MPGLDGDEIRKRLDEARLYLCVDARSARGDLAEFLDAALAGGVDIVQLRDKTGGAPLEAKQELAALEVFAAACARHGALLSVNDRADVALAAGADVLHLGQDDIPVPLARRVLGDDVVIGRSTHSGAQARAAAAEPGVDYFCTGPCWPTPTKPGRDAPGLDLVRETAALGTTRPWFAIGGIDQARLPEVLEAGATRIVVVRAITEAEDPEAAAAALKSALV, encoded by the coding sequence ATGCCTGGGCTGGATGGTGACGAGATCAGGAAGCGCCTCGACGAGGCACGGCTGTACCTGTGCGTGGACGCGCGGTCGGCGCGCGGGGACCTCGCGGAGTTCCTCGACGCCGCGCTGGCCGGTGGGGTCGACATCGTGCAGCTCCGCGACAAGACCGGCGGCGCGCCGCTGGAGGCGAAGCAGGAGCTGGCGGCGCTGGAGGTGTTCGCCGCCGCGTGCGCGCGGCACGGTGCGCTGCTGTCGGTGAACGACCGCGCGGACGTCGCGCTGGCCGCCGGTGCCGACGTGCTGCACCTGGGTCAGGACGACATCCCGGTCCCGCTGGCACGGCGCGTACTCGGCGACGACGTGGTGATCGGGCGTTCGACGCACTCAGGCGCCCAGGCCCGCGCGGCGGCGGCCGAGCCGGGGGTCGACTACTTCTGCACGGGTCCGTGCTGGCCCACCCCGACCAAACCGGGACGGGACGCTCCGGGCCTGGACCTGGTGCGGGAAACCGCCGCGCTGGGCACCACCCGCCCGTGGTTCGCCATCGGCGGCATCGACCAGGCGCGGTTGCCGGAAGTCCTCGAAGCGGGCGCCACGCGGATCGTGGTGGTACGGGCCATCACCGAAGCCGAAGATCCCGAGGCCGCGGCGGCCGCCCTGAAATCCGCACTGGTTTAA
- the thiO gene encoding glycine oxidase ThiO: MKRKHRVTVVGGGVIGLAVAWRARTRGHEVQLVDPRPLTGASWVAGGMLAPVTEAWPGEEEVLTLGEESLRRWPQFARDLGGCGLSEKGTLVAALDSADVGVLDQLAAYLHHAGREAEKLTSRQLRRLEPGLAGSIRGGLSVPGDLSVDNRALLTAMAEDLDPIREEVVELGPETVRTTGRTLTGDLVVLAAGAWSARLHPALESAVRPLKGEILRLRSRRTTLDPPAHTVRAYAEGRPIYLVPRAGGELVLGATQYEAGFDEVVTARGVRELLEGAERVFPAIAEYELAETAAGLRAASVDNLPFIGRLPDGVFAATGHHRNGLLMAPITADAVLAALDGAPPPPGVAAADPARLREKESV; encoded by the coding sequence ATGAAGCGAAAACACCGCGTCACCGTGGTCGGCGGCGGAGTCATCGGCCTCGCCGTCGCCTGGCGCGCCCGAACCCGCGGCCACGAGGTCCAGCTGGTCGATCCGCGACCGCTGACCGGCGCGTCCTGGGTCGCCGGCGGCATGCTCGCCCCGGTCACCGAGGCCTGGCCGGGCGAAGAGGAAGTGCTCACCCTCGGCGAGGAGTCGCTGCGTCGCTGGCCCCAGTTCGCCCGTGACCTCGGCGGCTGCGGGTTGTCCGAGAAGGGCACGCTCGTCGCCGCGCTGGACAGCGCCGACGTGGGCGTGCTCGACCAGCTCGCGGCCTACCTCCACCACGCGGGCCGCGAGGCCGAAAAGCTGACAAGTCGACAACTCAGGCGGCTGGAACCCGGGCTCGCGGGCTCCATCCGCGGTGGCCTGTCCGTGCCGGGTGATCTCTCCGTGGACAACCGGGCCCTGCTCACGGCCATGGCCGAGGACCTGGATCCGATCCGCGAAGAGGTCGTCGAACTCGGCCCGGAGACCGTCCGGACCACCGGGCGCACGCTGACCGGCGATCTCGTCGTGCTCGCCGCCGGTGCGTGGAGCGCTCGCCTGCACCCGGCGCTGGAAAGCGCGGTCCGCCCGCTCAAGGGCGAGATCCTGCGCCTGCGCTCCCGCCGCACCACGCTCGACCCGCCCGCGCACACCGTGCGCGCGTACGCGGAAGGCCGTCCCATCTACCTCGTGCCTCGAGCCGGTGGTGAGCTGGTGCTCGGCGCGACGCAGTACGAGGCGGGTTTCGACGAGGTGGTCACCGCGCGCGGTGTGCGTGAGCTGCTCGAAGGCGCCGAGCGGGTCTTCCCGGCGATCGCCGAGTACGAGCTGGCCGAAACCGCCGCCGGGCTGCGCGCGGCCAGCGTGGACAACCTGCCTTTCATCGGCAGGCTGCCCGACGGGGTGTTCGCCGCGACCGGGCACCACCGCAACGGCCTGCTGATGGCGCCGATCACCGCCGACGCGGTGCTCGCCGCGCTCGATGGCGCACCACCGCCGCCCGGGGTGGCCGCGGCCGATCCGGCCCGGCTTCGTGAGAAGGAGAGTGTCTGA
- the thiS gene encoding sulfur carrier protein ThiS has translation MRIVVNGDERQFPDGTTVRQLLEALGIGEKGVAVAVNADVVARRDWAGFVPADGSSLDILTAVQGG, from the coding sequence ATGCGGATCGTGGTCAACGGCGACGAACGGCAGTTCCCCGACGGCACCACCGTGCGGCAACTGCTCGAAGCGCTCGGCATCGGGGAGAAGGGCGTGGCGGTGGCGGTCAACGCCGACGTGGTCGCCCGCCGCGACTGGGCCGGGTTCGTGCCCGCCGACGGCAGCTCGCTCGACATCCTCACCGCCGTGCAGGGAGGCTGA
- a CDS encoding thiazole synthase, which produces MTEPETGDQLLIGEHKLNSRLIIGTGGASSLAALERALVASGTELTTVAMRRADAEGGSGVLELLRRLNIKLLPNTAGCRSAAEAVLTARLAREALETDLIKLEVHADDRTLLPDPLETLDAAEQLAADGFTVLVYTNDDPVLALRLEEVGCAAVMPLGAPIGTGLGIRNPHNIELIVSRARVPVVLDAGIGTASDAVLAMELGCDAVLLSTAVTRAQDPERMALAMRSAVAAGRLARGAGRIPQRFWAQASSPPR; this is translated from the coding sequence ATGACCGAACCGGAAACCGGCGACCAGTTGCTCATCGGCGAGCACAAGCTGAACTCCCGCCTGATCATCGGCACCGGCGGCGCGAGCAGCCTGGCCGCGCTCGAACGCGCGCTGGTCGCCTCGGGCACCGAGCTGACCACCGTGGCGATGCGGCGGGCCGACGCCGAGGGCGGCTCCGGCGTGCTGGAGTTGTTGCGGCGCTTGAACATCAAGCTCCTGCCGAACACCGCGGGCTGCCGCAGCGCGGCCGAGGCGGTGCTCACCGCGCGCCTGGCCCGCGAGGCACTGGAAACCGACCTGATCAAGCTCGAGGTGCACGCCGACGACCGCACGCTGCTGCCGGATCCGCTGGAAACCCTCGACGCCGCCGAGCAGTTGGCCGCCGACGGCTTCACCGTGCTGGTGTACACCAACGACGACCCGGTGCTGGCGCTGCGGCTCGAGGAGGTCGGCTGCGCGGCGGTGATGCCGCTGGGCGCGCCGATCGGCACCGGCCTCGGCATCCGCAACCCGCACAACATCGAGCTGATCGTGTCCAGGGCGCGCGTGCCGGTGGTGCTGGACGCCGGGATCGGCACCGCGTCGGACGCCGTGCTGGCGATGGAACTGGGCTGTGACGCGGTGTTGCTGTCCACCGCGGTGACCCGCGCGCAGGACCCGGAGCGCATGGCGCTGGCGATGCGCTCGGCGGTCGCCGCCGGGCGGCTGGCCCGTGGTGCGGGGCGGATTCCGCAGCGGTTCTGGGCGCAGGCCTCGTCACCTCCCCGCTGA
- a CDS encoding MarR family winged helix-turn-helix transcriptional regulator has protein sequence MTTSPSQDVSGRLFLAVGRLSRSLRQAGAPGPGHGAISALATLVNYGQLRLGDLAAKEGVAAATMSRIVAALVEAGYVRRESDPVDRRAWLATATEEGERMVSGVRSTRVQELNRRIDRLSPEQRRQLVDALPALEALISDDED, from the coding sequence GTGACCACGTCGCCGTCTCAGGACGTGTCCGGCCGGCTTTTCCTGGCTGTGGGCAGGCTTTCCCGCTCGTTGCGGCAGGCGGGCGCACCGGGCCCCGGCCACGGCGCGATCTCCGCGCTGGCCACCCTGGTGAACTACGGGCAGTTGCGCCTCGGTGATCTGGCGGCCAAGGAGGGGGTGGCCGCCGCGACCATGTCACGGATAGTGGCCGCACTGGTCGAGGCCGGGTACGTGCGCCGCGAGTCCGATCCGGTCGACCGGCGGGCTTGGCTAGCCACCGCCACCGAAGAGGGTGAGCGCATGGTCTCCGGCGTCCGGTCGACCAGGGTGCAGGAACTCAACCGGCGGATCGACCGGCTCTCCCCGGAGCAGCGCCGCCAGCTGGTCGACGCGCTGCCCGCACTGGAGGCACTGATCTCCGACGACGAAGACTAG
- a CDS encoding ion transporter, translating to MTRERVGAVVESRRFQNFIIAVIIANAITLGLETSPRMVADHGTLLHTLDYLALGIFVLELGAKFYAFRGAFFKDPWNLFDLAVVGVALVPATGPFAVLRALRVLRVLRLISVVPSMRKVVTGLLAAVPGMASIAALLALIIFVAGVMATKLFGAITPEHFGDLGTSLFTLFQVMTGEAWPDIADDVMAQAPAAWIFFVVYILISSFAVLNLFIAVVVSAMEDELRDEMREEEDKQAAAQAAANREILDELRALRSEVAELRAERDHR from the coding sequence GTGACCCGAGAGCGGGTGGGGGCGGTCGTCGAGAGCAGGCGGTTCCAGAACTTCATCATCGCGGTGATCATCGCCAACGCGATCACGCTCGGGCTGGAAACCTCACCGCGGATGGTCGCCGACCACGGCACCCTCCTGCACACACTGGACTACCTCGCGCTGGGCATCTTCGTGCTCGAACTGGGCGCGAAGTTCTACGCCTTCCGCGGTGCCTTCTTCAAGGACCCGTGGAACCTGTTCGACCTGGCCGTGGTCGGCGTCGCGCTGGTGCCCGCCACCGGGCCGTTCGCCGTGCTGCGGGCGTTGCGGGTGCTCCGCGTGCTGCGGTTGATCTCCGTGGTGCCGTCGATGCGCAAGGTGGTCACCGGCCTGCTCGCCGCGGTACCGGGCATGGCCTCGATCGCCGCGCTGCTGGCGTTGATCATCTTCGTCGCCGGGGTGATGGCGACGAAGTTGTTCGGCGCGATCACCCCGGAGCACTTCGGCGATCTGGGCACCTCGCTGTTCACCCTGTTCCAGGTGATGACCGGCGAGGCGTGGCCGGACATCGCCGACGACGTGATGGCGCAGGCGCCCGCCGCCTGGATCTTCTTTGTCGTCTACATCCTGATCTCCAGCTTCGCCGTGCTGAACCTGTTCATCGCGGTGGTGGTCAGCGCGATGGAGGACGAACTGCGCGACGAGATGCGCGAAGAAGAGGACAAGCAGGCGGCCGCCCAGGCCGCGGCGAACCGGGAAATCCTGGACGAGCTGCGGGCCCTGCGCTCGGAAGTCGCGGAACTACGCGCCGAACGCGACCACCGCTAG
- the thiD gene encoding bifunctional hydroxymethylpyrimidine kinase/phosphomethylpyrimidine kinase → MTEATSPPAALTIAGSDSGGAAGLQADLRTFLTCGVHGLVAVTAVTVQNTLGVHDRTDIPPHIVAGQIEAVAADMRVGAAKTGMLASAEIIEAVAAACDAAEIGRDRRIPFVVDPVAASMHGHPLFDAAGLDALRELLLPRATVLTPNLDEVRLLTGLDVTDRHGMREAAVALHALGPRHVLVKSGHLVSDPECVDLLFDGEAFIELPGPRFSTPHTHGAGDAMASAFTAGLARGMPVAEAARFGKWFVSNAVANSYPMGAKVGPVSAFWRLAPEDRA, encoded by the coding sequence ATGACGGAAGCTACGAGCCCGCCTGCCGCGTTGACCATCGCCGGCTCCGACTCCGGCGGTGCCGCCGGACTTCAGGCCGACCTGCGCACCTTCCTCACCTGCGGAGTGCACGGCCTGGTCGCGGTGACCGCGGTGACCGTGCAGAACACGCTCGGCGTGCACGACCGCACGGACATCCCACCGCACATCGTCGCCGGGCAGATCGAAGCGGTCGCCGCGGACATGCGGGTCGGGGCGGCCAAAACCGGCATGCTCGCGTCCGCGGAGATCATCGAAGCGGTGGCCGCGGCCTGCGACGCCGCCGAGATCGGCCGCGACCGGCGCATCCCGTTCGTGGTCGACCCGGTGGCCGCGTCCATGCACGGGCACCCGCTGTTCGACGCCGCCGGGCTCGACGCCCTGCGTGAACTGCTGCTCCCCCGCGCCACCGTGCTCACGCCCAATCTGGACGAGGTACGGCTGCTCACCGGTCTCGACGTGACCGACCGGCACGGCATGCGCGAGGCGGCCGTGGCCCTGCACGCGCTCGGCCCGCGCCACGTGCTGGTCAAGAGCGGGCACCTGGTCAGCGACCCGGAATGCGTCGACCTGCTCTTCGACGGCGAGGCTTTCATCGAACTGCCCGGCCCGCGCTTCTCCACCCCGCACACGCACGGCGCGGGCGACGCGATGGCCTCGGCGTTCACCGCGGGCCTCGCGCGCGGCATGCCGGTGGCCGAGGCCGCCAGGTTCGGCAAGTGGTTCGTCAGCAACGCGGTGGCGAACTCGTACCCGATGGGCGCCAAGGTGGGCCCGGTCTCGGCGTTCTGGCGACTGGCTCCGGAGGACCGCGCGTGA
- a CDS encoding nitroreductase family deazaflavin-dependent oxidoreductase, protein MEIVTTRNGTRGARGTKAMMWVMKLMRRRLIDQHRKQGDTFRGMKVLYLTAIGAKSGEPRTTPLAYFPDGDGWLVIASAGGSARNPSWYYNVAKHPDRVSIEVGGEQIPVTAEQLEGERRAEVWTRVVAEAPGFAEYEAKTDRVIPVIRLTRTPAG, encoded by the coding sequence ATGGAAATCGTAACGACGAGAAACGGCACCCGCGGCGCCCGTGGCACCAAGGCGATGATGTGGGTGATGAAGCTGATGCGGCGGCGGCTGATCGACCAGCACCGCAAGCAGGGCGACACGTTCCGCGGCATGAAGGTGCTGTACCTGACCGCGATCGGCGCCAAGTCCGGCGAGCCGCGCACCACGCCACTGGCCTACTTCCCCGACGGCGACGGCTGGCTGGTCATCGCCTCCGCCGGCGGCTCCGCACGCAACCCGTCCTGGTACTACAACGTGGCAAAGCACCCCGACCGCGTCTCGATCGAGGTCGGCGGCGAGCAGATCCCGGTCACCGCCGAGCAGCTGGAAGGCGAGCGGCGCGCGGAGGTCTGGACCAGGGTGGTCGCCGAGGCCCCCGGCTTCGCCGAGTACGAGGCCAAAACCGACCGGGTGATCCCGGTCATCCGGCTCACCCGCACCCCCGCGGGCTGA
- a CDS encoding MarR family winged helix-turn-helix transcriptional regulator yields MVDSDAARAWGNLQQLYGAVRRLLDQRIEAEAGCSLADHDLLTALRCSERGQLQMLDLADRLGVTRGGLTRIIDRHVDRGWVRRVRPESNRREVYAVLTDEGGRVLEQARAVYLRVLSETLAEHLDAGELAGFLECSGKLVGELAESGCCPGLR; encoded by the coding sequence ATGGTGGACAGCGACGCGGCCCGGGCCTGGGGGAACCTGCAGCAGCTCTACGGCGCCGTGCGGCGCCTGCTCGACCAGCGGATCGAGGCGGAGGCGGGGTGCTCGCTGGCCGATCACGACCTGCTGACCGCGTTGCGCTGCAGTGAGCGCGGGCAGTTGCAGATGCTCGACCTGGCTGATCGGCTCGGCGTCACCCGGGGTGGACTGACGCGGATCATTGATCGCCACGTGGACCGAGGGTGGGTGCGGCGGGTTCGGCCGGAGAGCAATCGGCGCGAGGTCTATGCGGTGCTTACCGATGAGGGCGGGCGGGTGTTGGAGCAGGCGCGGGCGGTGTACTTGCGCGTGTTGTCGGAGACGCTGGCGGAGCATTTGGATGCGGGGGAGCTGGCGGGGTTTTTGGAGTGCAGTGGGAAGTTGGTGGGGGAGTTGGCGGAGTCTGGGTGTTGTCCTGGGTTGCGGTGA
- the thiD gene encoding bifunctional hydroxymethylpyrimidine kinase/phosphomethylpyrimidine kinase: protein MTATPRTALTIAGSDSGGGAGIQADLRTFFANGVHGMTAITAVTVQNSLGVRGFTEIPAEVVTAQIKAVAGDMGVDAAKTGMLATAEIIQEVAKALDEVHIGRHAEIPFVVDPVAASMHGDALLREEALEAIRTELFPRASLVTPNLDEVRLLTGVEVTDRESQRAAAGALLEFGAQWVLVKGGHLYEDPECTDLLSDGVQFIELTGPRYDTPHTHGGGDTLASAITAGLAKGLGMPDAVEAGKRFIERSVAEAYPLGQGVGPVSPFWRLDHS from the coding sequence ATGACCGCCACACCGCGCACCGCGCTCACCATCGCCGGTTCCGACTCCGGTGGCGGGGCCGGTATCCAGGCCGATCTGCGCACCTTCTTCGCCAACGGGGTGCACGGCATGACCGCGATCACCGCGGTCACCGTGCAGAACTCCCTCGGTGTGCGGGGTTTCACCGAGATCCCGGCCGAGGTGGTCACCGCCCAGATCAAGGCGGTGGCCGGTGACATGGGCGTGGACGCGGCGAAGACCGGCATGCTGGCCACCGCCGAGATCATCCAGGAGGTGGCCAAGGCGCTCGACGAGGTCCACATCGGACGGCACGCGGAGATCCCGTTCGTGGTGGACCCCGTCGCCGCCTCCATGCACGGTGACGCCCTGCTGCGCGAGGAAGCACTCGAGGCCATCCGCACCGAGTTGTTCCCGCGCGCCAGCCTGGTCACCCCGAACCTGGACGAGGTGCGGTTGCTCACCGGCGTGGAGGTGACCGACCGCGAAAGCCAGCGGGCGGCGGCCGGTGCCCTGCTGGAGTTCGGTGCGCAATGGGTCCTGGTCAAGGGCGGTCACCTGTACGAAGACCCGGAATGCACCGACCTGCTCTCGGACGGTGTCCAGTTCATCGAACTGACCGGCCCCCGATACGACACCCCCCACACCCACGGCGGCGGAGACACCCTGGCGTCAGCGATCACCGCAGGCTTAGCCAAAGGCCTAGGCATGCCGGACGCCGTCGAGGCAGGCAAACGCTTCATCGAACGCTCGGTCGCCGAGGCCTACCCGCTCGGCCAGGGCGTCGGCCCAGTCTCCCCCTTCTGGCGCCTGGACCACTCCTAA